In Platichthys flesus chromosome 20, fPlaFle2.1, whole genome shotgun sequence, a single genomic region encodes these proteins:
- the patl2 gene encoding protein PAT1 homolog 2, with product MSESEQKPSCPPTQQPEEVSEPQWPENGGEWSDAEEETHMDCGLLQAMAEEDEDINVHNEETFGADLEASESPEELGGSLLSFAELPPPPPPPPPSPPLPDPSPPSHRSSPSPPRQKTQELPRGPPRQCSRGRGYRGGLNRGQMFEDPAVMRTVEGRPNVKTLDSAIVDCGDTMCQEICEDDWMAPSYRKNRRISGSLLQDHAIVCVIDGHRGGGQHLTADLLDLPYAVRRGEPRSPYCRRQFGERGPSQMHSPLLPGSPIFSRQPLTPRQLYNQTGRFMFPFSRPCPSTPQSLTPKMMQLRFGANSPRPSPFYSPSSNPVQHFRYPGPVTQLHPQHKRLLSQKQRGFQRKMDGWDPYCNLMTIKEREWITRLQMIQLQSENPYLEDYYYQEYYRRIEAKMAEEELGIRSKREPPKLTTPYITKTESYAPVVHIEGSLGQVAVSTCYSPRRAISAVNAVQAQGPLEEQKDVRQQRLEVLSKIEKLFVALLEVEETARVKTPVLSEAEERLLVEKTQFKVQHIYSQLQNHYPADSGGEFLPFLHVSKGKKLLSRLIPFLKHDPALKILRIVTSNLPTLMSKDTEEALPVLYPPLRNVIGALTFSQLIRVLKDLTSSEALSTYECLTLACQNKFGLSLLYALLSQGEKLLSSGVPLEPSIGDFETWTDTIFQVAGQLSQCSLVEPLILPSNLLTLFCRYLDKRTVHQLKSNMESVTGFLALPS from the exons ATGAGTGAATCAGAACAGAAACCA TCGTGTCCCCCCACCCAGCAGCCCGAGGAGGTGAGCGAGCCCCAGTGGCCTGAGAACGGAGGCGAGTGGAGcgatgcagaggaggagaccCACATGGACTGTGGTCTGCTGCAGGCCATGgccgaggaggacgaggacatcAACGTCCACAACGAGGAGACATTTGGAGCCG ATCTCGAGGCCAGTGAGTCTCCAGAGGAACTGGGCGGCAGTCTCCTTTCGTTTGCAGAGCTGCCGCCGCCTCCCCCGCCTCCCCCGCCATCGCCACCACTACCGGACCCCTCCCCTCCGTCTCACCGCagctccccctcccctcccagaCAGAAGACACAGGAGCTGCCCCGGGGCCCCCCCCGGCAGTGCAGCAGGGGCAGGGGATACAGGGGCGGCCTGAACAGGGGACAGATGTTTGAGGATCCAGCTGTGATGAGGACAGTGGAGGGACGACCCAATGTCAAG ACTCTTGACAGTGCCATCGTGGACTGTGGAGACACCATGTGCCAGGAAATCTGTGAGGACGAC TGGATGGCGCCGTCTTACAGAAAAAACAGGCGGATCTCGGGTTCACTACTTCAG GACCATGCTATAGTTTGTGTGATTGATGGTCACAGAGGCGGAGGTCAGCACCTGACCGCCGACCTCCTGGATTTGCCATATGCTGTCAGGAGAGGGGAACCCAGAAGTCCCTACTGCAGGAGACAGTTTGGTGAAAGAGGCCCGTCGCAG ATGCATTCACCACTGTTGCCAGGGTCGCCCATCTTCTCACGCCAGCCTCTGACCCCGCGGCAGCTTTACAATCAG ACGGGGAGGTTCATGTTTCCCTTCAGCCGCCCGTGTCCGTCCACTCCTCAGTCTCTGACTCCTAAGATGATGCAACTTCGCTTTGGTGCCAACTCCCCGAGACCATCCCCCTTTTACAGCCCCTCGTCCAATCCGGTGCAGCATTTCAG GTACCCAGGTCCCGTCACTCAGCTCCACCCCCAGCACAAACGACTACTCAGTCAAAAACAACGTGGGTTCCAAAG AAAGATGGACGGCTGGGATCCTTACTGTAATCTCATGACCATCAAAGAGAGGGAGTGGATCACCAGGCTGCAGATGATTCAGCTGCAAAGTGAGAATCCTTATCTCGAGGATTATTACTACCAG GAGTACTATCGACGGATAGAAGCTAAGATGGCCGAGGAGGAGCTCGGCATCAGGAGCAAGAGGGAGCCGCCCAAGCTCACCACACCGTACATCACCAAGACGGAATCCTACGCACCAG TTGTGCACATCGAAGGCTCTTTGGGTCAAGTGGCTGTCTCCACGTGTTACTCCCCCCGTCGAGCCATCAGTGCAGTTAATGCCGTCCAGGCTCAGGGTCCACTGGAG GAGCAGAAAGACGTAAGACAGCAGCGGTTAGAGGTCCTCAGCAAAATCGAGAAG CTGTTCGTGGCTCtgttggaggtggaggagacggcGAGAGTAAAAACCCCTGTCCTgtctgaagcagaggagagactgCTGGTGGAGAAAACCCAGTTCAAGGTGCAGCACATCTACTCCCAGCTGCAGAACCACTACCCTGC AGATTCAGGAGGGGAGTTTCTTCCTTTCCTGCACGTCTCAAAAGGGAAAAAGCTTCTCTCCCGTCTGATTCCGTTCCTGAAGCACGATCCTGCCCTGAAGATCTTGCGTATCGTGACATCGAACCTGCCAACGCTGATGAGCAAAGACACAGAAGAG GCTCTTCCAGTTCTTTACCCTCCCCTTCGAAATGTGATCGGAGCACTGACGTTCAGTCAGCTCATTAGAGTCCTGAAGGATCTGACGTCCTCGGAGGCTCTGTCCACTTACGAGTGTCTCACGCTGGCCTGTCAGAACAAG TTCGGACTGTCGTTGCTGTACGCTCTCCTCTCCCAAGGGGAGAAGCTGCTGTCCTCGGGCGTTCCTCTGGAGCCCAGCATCGGGGACTTTGAGACCTG GACCGACACAATATTCCAGGTGGCGGGGCAGCTGTCCCAGTGTTCGCTGGTGGAGCCGCTCATTCTGCCCTCGAACCTGCTCACTCTCTTCTGCCGTTACCTGGACAAGCGCACCGTGCATCAGCTGAAAAGCAACATGGA GTCTGTGACTGGATTCCTGGCTCTTCCATCATAA
- the paqr4b gene encoding progestin and adipoQ receptor family member 4 has product MGLYKGPRLLDFAKTPLHLQFNRYVLTGYRPVSSAHECLGSLFYVHNELGNIYTHGIPFFLFLVLMPFSIPWMEVDNIWICLVHYLACLCPTVGSVVYHVFMNHVGGEHVYDTLLSLDMFGVCLVNTLGALPIIYITLLCYPIIQQAALLTYILLSAYGIYCATTARTNVLRLQAFIWQGLFRFSLFLFRVYGSGVGSPHSLRLFVIMDALAVLGGLVNVIQIPERFSPGLFDNWGNSHQIMHVMVVCSIIYLHWGTLEDLAWIKNYQCPNEG; this is encoded by the exons ATGGGGCTTTACAAAGGGCCGCGGCTGTTGGACTTTGCAAAGACCCCTCTGCACCTCCAGTTCAACAGATATGTCCTGACGGGCTACCGGCCGGTGTCCTCGGCTCACGAGTGCCTCGGGAGTCTCTTCTACGTGCACAATGAGCTGGGGAACATCTACACCCATG GAAtcccctttttccttttcttggtGCTAATGCCTTTCAGCATCCCCTGGATGGAGGTGGACAACATCTGGATCTGCCTGGTGCACTACCTGGCCTGTCTCTGCCCCACCGTGGGCTCAGTGGTCTATCATGTGTTCATGAACCACGTGGGGGGGGAACACGTGTACGACACCCTGCTGTCCCTGGACATGTTCGGAGTCTGCCTGGTCAACACCCTCG GAGCACTTCCCATCATTTACATCACCCTCCTGTGCTACCCCATCATACAGCAGGCGGCCCTGCTGACCTACATCCTCCTGTCGGCCTATGGCATCTACTGTGCCACCACGGCCCGCACCAACGTCCTGCGCCTGCAAGCTTTCATCTGGCAGGGTCTGTTCCGCTTTAGCCTCTTCCTGTTCCGAGTGTACGGCAGCGGGGTGGGCAGCCCCCACTCCCTGCGCCTCTTTGTCATCATGGACGCTCTGGCTGTGCTGGGAGGACTGGTCAACGTCATCCAGATCCCTGAGCGCTTCAGCCCGGGCCTGTTCGACAACTGGGGCAACAGCCACCAGATCATGCATGTCATGGTTGTTTGCTCCATTATCTACCTGCACTGGGGCACCCTGGAGGATTTAGCCTGGATTAAGAACTACCAGTGCCCGaatgagggttag
- the cmn gene encoding calymmin: MGGEPAPGQYGYTGFPNAGQHLGHGSNGNIAGKYGYGRMPYEAQPAALSPQVKSAGQYGQPASPYQPEHLGLGHNGKLSSQYGGGDVPYTPQPVGYGGEAESAGKYGNQGAYPSQPLESVSEGRSVGDYETAGLPYESLPSEPDSPGKSYVKGELQAPVAAAESEGMSVDGYDNMGYINGHVQPEAVSFPAPTPEPTLAYPSVPSYLPLEASFTPDVLHGEGVEDLPESAGPADLGLDSAAATETHGAVEVPEESDDLPRQIHIQQHLKLHFHPQGAKDRKYNLNGFFGNSGYQGMPLGQLNKSLAWNYTCPMMGLEEQTSPGAVVMTVRQRSPEQSAASSRM, from the exons ATGGGAGGAGAACCTGCCCCGGGACAATATG GATACACTGGGTTCCCCAATGCTGGTCAACACCTCGGTCATGGCAGTAACGGGAATATAGCTGGAAAATATG GTTATGGAAGAATGCCTTATGAAGCTCAGCCGGCTGCACTGAGCCCCCAAGTCAAATCTGCTGGACAATATg GTCAGCCTGCGTCACCATATCAGCCTGAACATCTCGGACTTGGACACAATGGAAAGCTGAGCAGCCAATATG GTGGCGGAGATGTTCCCTACACACCACAACCTGTTGGTTATGGGGGCGAAGCCGAATCTGCTGGGAAATACG GCAACCAGGGGGCGTACCCCTCACAGCCCCTTGAATCAGTATCTGAAGGCAGATCTGTTGGAGATTACG AAACGGCTGGTTTACCATACGAGTCCCTGCCCTCTGAGCCAGATTCACCTGGAAAGTCTTATG TGAAGGGAGAACTTCAGGCTCCagtggctgcagcagagagcgaGGGGATGTCTGTGGATGGATATG ATAATATGGGCTATATTAACGGACATGTGCAACCTGAAG CGGTGTCATTTCCTGCTCCCACTCCGGAGCCCACCCTGGCCTACCCCTCGGTCCCGTCCTATCTGCCTCTAGAAGCCTCCTTCACACCTGATGTGTTGCATGGAGAGGGCGTGGAAGACCTGCCCGAGTCTGCAGGCCCTGCTGACCTCGGTCTGGATTCTGCAGCCGCCACGGAAACGCACGGCGCGGTCGAGGTGCCTGAAGAGTCCGACGACCTGCCACGGCAGATCCACATTCAACAGCATCTCAAGCTGCATTTTCACCCACAAG GAGCAAAGGATAGAAAATATAATCTGAATGGCTTCTTTGGGAACAGTGGTTATCAAG GCATGCCACTTGGCCAGCTCAACAAGTCGCTCGCTTGGAATTACACCTGTCCAATGATGGGTCTCGAGGAGCAGACCTCCCCGGGAGCTGTGGTCATGACTGTGCGACAGCGGAGTCCTGAGCAGAGCGCGGCCTCTTCTAGGATGTAG
- the pelo gene encoding protein pelota homolog: MKLLARDIEKDYAGQVTLMPEEAEDMWHTYNLLQVGDSLRASTIRKVQTESTTGSVGSSRVRTTLTLCVETIDFDSQACRLRVKGTNLEENQYVKMGAYHTIELEVNRKFTLAKKSWDSVVLDRIEQACDATQKADVAAVVMQEGLANLVLVTPAMTLLRAKVEVTIPRKRRGSCTQHEKALERFYEAVMQGILRHINFDVVKCVLVASPGFVKDQFIAYLFKEAVRQDNKLLLENRPKFMLVHSSSGHKYSLKEILSDPSVTSRLSDTRAAGEVRALEDFYKMLQHEPDRAFYGLAHVEKAAELLGVDILLISDKLFRHQDVPTRSRYVRLVDSVKDNGGTVRIFSSLHVSGEQLTQLSGVAAILRFPIADLSEAEEDSSSDED, from the exons TCAGGTGACTCTGATGCCTGAGGAGGCGGAGGACATGTGGCACACCTACAACCTGCTGCAAGTCGGAGATAGCTTGAGAGCCTCCACTATCAG GAAGGTGCAGACAGAGTCCACCACCGGAAGCGTGGGCAGCTCCAGAGTTCGCACCACTCTCACTTTGTGTGTGGAGACGATCGACTTCGACTCCCAGGCCTGTAGGCTGAGAGTCAAGGGCACTAACCTAGAGGAGAACCAGTATGTCAAG ATGGGGGCTTACCACACTATCGAGCTTGAAGTTAACAGGAAGTTCACTCTGGCTAAAAAGAGCTGGGACAGCGTCGTCCTGGACAGAATCG AGCAGGCATGTGACGCCACACAGAAAGCAGATGTGGCAGCTGTGGTCATGCAGGAGGGCCTGGCCAACCTGGTGCTGGTGACCCCCGCCATGACTCTGCTCCGAGCCAAAGTGGAGGTCACCATTCCACGCAAGAGACGAGGAAGCTGCACTCAGCACGAGAAG GCGCTGGAGAGGTTCTATGAGGCTGTGATGCAGGGGATCCTTCGCCACATCAATTTTGATG TGGTGAAGTGCGTCCTGGTTGCCAGTCCAGGGTTTGTGAAGGACCAGTTCATTGCATACCTCTTTAAAGAGGCAGTGCGTCAGGACAACAAGCTTCTGCTGGAGAATCGCCCCAAATTCATGCTGGTGCACTCGTCATCAGGTCACAAGTATTCACTAAAAG AAATCCTCTCTGATCCGTCTGTGACAAGTCGACTCTCTGATACCAGG GCAGCAGGAGAGGTGAGAGCCCTGGAGGATTTCTACAAGATGCTCCAGCATGAGCCAGATAGAGCTTTCTATGG ACTGGCCCATGTGGAGAAGGCTGCTGAACTTCTCGGCGTCGACATCTTGCTGATAAGTGATAAGCTGTTCAG ACATCAGGACGTCCCCACGAGAAGCCGCTACGTCCGCCTGGTGGACAGTGTGAAAGACAATGGCGGCACCGTCAG aaTATTTTCCAGCCTTCATGTGTCTGGTGAAC AGCTGACCCAGCTGAGTGGAGTGGCCGCCATCTTGCGGTTTCCCATCGCCGACCTgtcggaggcagaggaagacagCAGCTCTGACGAAGACTGA